DNA from Asanoa sp. WMMD1127:
CCGAGCTGGCCGACGAGCCCTACAAGCTGCAGCTGGTCGACCTCAAGAGCGACGGCGAGCTCGACTCCGAGGAAACCGTCGAGGTCGGCGGCGGCGAGCTGACGATCTACGACAACATCGAGGCCGACAGCGGCAAGACCTGCTGGTCCGACCTCTGCCGCGGCCCGCACCTGCCCAACACCCGGCTGATCGGCGCGTTCAAGCTGATGCGCTCCGCCGCGGCCTACTGGCGCGGTTCCGAGAAGAACCCCCAACTGCAGCGGGTGTACGGCACGGCGTGGCCGACCCGGGACGCGCTGAAGGCGTACCTGAAGCTGCTCGAAGAGGCCGCCCGACGGGACCACCGCAAGCTCGGCGCGGACCTCGACCTGTTCTCGTTCCCGGACGAGATCGGCTCGGGGCTCGCGGTGTTCCACCCCAAGGGCGGCATCATCCGGCGCGAGCTGGAGGGCTACTCGCGGCTGCGGCACGAGGTCTCGGGCTACGAGTTCGTCAACAGCCCGCACATCACCAAGGGCCACCTCTTCGAGACCTCGGGCCACCTGCCGTACTACAAGGACACGATGTTCCCGCCCATGCAGCTCGAGGGCGCGGAATACTTCCTGAAGCCGATGAACTGCCCGATGCACAACCTCATCTTCTCCTCGCGCGGGCGGTCCTACCGGGAGCTGCCGCTGCGGCTCTTCGAGTTCGGGACGGTCTACCGCTACGAGAAGTCGGGCGTCGTGCACGGGCTGACCCGGGTCCGCGGCCTGACCATGGACGACTCGCACATCTACTGCACCCGCGAGCAGATGCCGGGCGAGCTGCGGTCGTTGCTGGCCTTCGTGCTCGACCTGCTGCGCGACTACGGCATCTCCGACTTCTACCTCGAACTGTCCACTCGCGACGATTCGCCGAAGTTCATCGGCGACGAGGCCGACTGGGCCGAGGCCACCGCCCACCTGGAGGCGGCGGCCCGCGAGTCCGGGCTGGAGCTCGTGCCCGACCCGGGTGGCGCGGCGTTCTACGGTCCGAAGATCTCCGTGCAGGCGCGCGACGCGATCGGCCGCACCTGGCAGATGTCGACGATCCAGGTCGACTTCAACCAGCCGAAGCGGTTCGGGCTCGAATACCAGGCGGCCGACGGCACCCGGCAACAGCCGGTGATGATCCACCGGGCGCTGTTCGGCTCGATCGAGCGGTTCTTCGGCATCCTGACCGAGCACTACGCGGGCGCGTTCCCGGCGTGGCTGTCGCCGGTGCAGGTGGTCGGCATCCCGATCCGCGACGACCACGCCCGTTATCTGCGGTCGTTCGTCGACGCGCTGCGGGCGGAGGGGATCCGGGCCGAGGTCGACACGTCCGACGACCGGATGCAGAAGAAGATCCGCACCGCGCAGCAGCAGAAGATCCCGTTCATGGCGATCGCCGGCGACGACGACGTCTCGGGTTCGACGGTGTCGTTCCGCTACCGCGACGGGTCGCAGCGCAACGGCGTGCCGCTGGCCGAGGCCGTGGCCCACGTGGTCGAGGTGGTCCGGTCGCGGACGAACGTCTCGCCGTCGGCGGCCTGATGCCGGGCGCTGGGTCGGGGGCGCCGGGCTCGCCGGACGGGCTCGACCGGCTGTGGACGCCGCACCGGATGGCCTACATCAAGGGCGGGTCGCCGGCGCAGGGTTGCCCGTTCGACCGGGCGCCCCACCTGCCCGACGAGGAGAGCCTCGTGGTGGCCCGGGGCAAGGTCGTCTACGCGGTGCTCAACCTCTACCCGTACAACCTGGGGCATCTGTTGATCTGCCCTTACCGGCACGTGGCGGACTACACCGATCTCACCGACGAGGAGACGGTCGAGGTCGCGTCGTTCACCCAGGAGGCGATGCGCACCGTCCGCCGGGTCAGCGGGGCCCACGGGTTCAACATCGGGCTCAACCAGGGCTCGGTGGCCGGGGCGGGGATCGCGGCGCACCTGCACCAGCACGTGGTGCCCCGGTTCGGCGGCGATGCGAACTTCATGCCGATCGTGGGCCAGACCAAGGTGCTGCCGCAGCTGCTCACGGACACCCGGGTGTTGCTGGCGGAGGCCTGGGGGGACTCCTAAGGTGAGGCGGTCTCTCGTACCCTCTCGCCATGAGACGAACTCGGGCGGCGTTGGTGCTGGTCGCGGCCGGTGCGCTGGTCGCCGGGTGTGGGGCTGAGGTCGAAGGGCCGCGCTGGCGGTCGGGTGGGCCCTCCCCGTCGGCGTCGCCCACGCCGTCTGCCACCGCGGCCGCTCCGGTCGAGCTGACGCTGGCGTTCGCGGGTGACGTGCACTTCACCGGGCGCACGCTGGGTCTGCTGGACGAGCCGTCGTCGGCGTTCGGCAAGATCAGCTCGACGCTGTCGGACGCGGACCTGACGGTCGTCAACCTGGAGACCGCGGTGACCTCCCGGGGCACGCCCGAGCCGAAGCGGTTCCACTTCCGGGCGCCGGAGACGGCGTTCGACGCGTTGCGGGCGGCCGGGATCGACGCGGCGTCGGTGGCCAACAACCACGCGCTCGACTACGGCCGGGTGGGGCTGCTCGACACGCTCACCGCGGCCACCGAGGCGGAATATCCGATCTTCGGGGCCGGTAGGAACACCGACGAGGCGTACGCCCCGTGGGTCACGACCGTCAAGGGAGTGCGGATCGCGCTGCTCGGGATGTCGCAGGTGGGCGAGCTGGCGGGGTCGTGGAAGCCGACCGCGTCACGGCCCGGGGTGGCGATGGCGTTCGACGGTGCGCGGGCCTCGGCGGCGGTCAAGGCGGCGCGGGCGCAGGCGGACCTCGTGATCGTGTTCATGCACTGGGGCGTCGAGGGCAGTTCGTGCCCGTCCGGGCAGATGAAGACGTTCGCGCAACGGATGGCCCGCGACGGCGCCGACATCGTGGTCGGCACCCACGCCCATACGCTGCTGACGGACGGCTGGCTCGACTCGACCTACGTCCACTATGGACTCGGAAACTTCCTGTGGTACGGCAACTCGCACAGCACCGACTCGGGCGTGCTCCGGCTGACGGTGCGCTCCGGCGCGGTGGTCGGCCGCAAGTTCCTGCCCGCGACGGTCTCCGGCACCGGCCAGCCGGTGCTGGTGTCCGGCACGGCCAAGAAGCGCATCGAGGACAAGCTGCGGGTGGCGGCGCGCTGCACGGGGCTGGGGACCGCGCCGTCCTGATGTCACCTCTCCACCCGTGTCGTGGGTCGTAGTGGGTGTGACGGTGGACGACGACCCCGACCTGCGGGCGATCTATCACGCCAGCGTGGCCCGGCTCACGGCGCAACTGTTCGGGCTGACCGGCGACCTGGCCGAGGCGCAGGACGCGGTGCAGGAGGCGTTCGCGCGGGCGCTGGCCAAGCCGGCCCTGCTGCGCGGCGTGCTCAACCCGGAAGCCTGGCTGCGCACGGTCGCGGTCAACGTGGCGCGGTCGCGGCACCGCCGACGGGCGCTGTTCGACCGGTTGGCCCGGTCCGGGCGCCTGCGGGCGGACACGGTCGTACCCGGGATGTCCCCGGACCACGTGATGCTGGTGGCGGCGCTGCACCGGCTGCCGCGGGCGATCCGCGAGGCGGTCGTCCTGCACTACCTCGCCGACCTGCCGGTCGCCGAGGTCGCCTCGACGCTCGGCTGCAGCGTCGAGGCGGTCAAGACGCGACTGGTGCGGGGCCGGCGGGCGCTCGCGGCTGAGCTCGGCGACAGGGAGGCGTTGACCGATGCGTGAACGGGACTACGCCGGACTGGTCGCGGTGGTCAGGGAGGCGGTCAAGCCGGACTGGGCGGACGTGGTGGCCCGGGCCGGGCGGCGCCACCGTTTCCGGCGGGCGCTGGGAGCGATGGCGGTGGCGATCGCGGTGGCGGCGGGCGGCGGGGTCGTGGTCGCGACCGGCAGCGGTGATCCGTCACCGGC
Protein-coding regions in this window:
- a CDS encoding CapA family protein — translated: MRRTRAALVLVAAGALVAGCGAEVEGPRWRSGGPSPSASPTPSATAAAPVELTLAFAGDVHFTGRTLGLLDEPSSAFGKISSTLSDADLTVVNLETAVTSRGTPEPKRFHFRAPETAFDALRAAGIDAASVANNHALDYGRVGLLDTLTAATEAEYPIFGAGRNTDEAYAPWVTTVKGVRIALLGMSQVGELAGSWKPTASRPGVAMAFDGARASAAVKAARAQADLVIVFMHWGVEGSSCPSGQMKTFAQRMARDGADIVVGTHAHTLLTDGWLDSTYVHYGLGNFLWYGNSHSTDSGVLRLTVRSGAVVGRKFLPATVSGTGQPVLVSGTAKKRIEDKLRVAARCTGLGTAPS
- the thrS gene encoding threonine--tRNA ligase, which produces MSASRTPAVADPVVVAAGTTAADAVAAAGLPMTGPKAIVVVRDGQGRLRDLDWAPAAEATVTPVAIDEPDGLNVLRHSTAHVLAQAVQDVFPDAKLGIGPPIDNGFYYDFDVAKPFQPDDLAKLEKRMQEIVKSGQRFRRRRFGSVEEARAELADEPYKLQLVDLKSDGELDSEETVEVGGGELTIYDNIEADSGKTCWSDLCRGPHLPNTRLIGAFKLMRSAAAYWRGSEKNPQLQRVYGTAWPTRDALKAYLKLLEEAARRDHRKLGADLDLFSFPDEIGSGLAVFHPKGGIIRRELEGYSRLRHEVSGYEFVNSPHITKGHLFETSGHLPYYKDTMFPPMQLEGAEYFLKPMNCPMHNLIFSSRGRSYRELPLRLFEFGTVYRYEKSGVVHGLTRVRGLTMDDSHIYCTREQMPGELRSLLAFVLDLLRDYGISDFYLELSTRDDSPKFIGDEADWAEATAHLEAAARESGLELVPDPGGAAFYGPKISVQARDAIGRTWQMSTIQVDFNQPKRFGLEYQAADGTRQQPVMIHRALFGSIERFFGILTEHYAGAFPAWLSPVQVVGIPIRDDHARYLRSFVDALRAEGIRAEVDTSDDRMQKKIRTAQQQKIPFMAIAGDDDVSGSTVSFRYRDGSQRNGVPLAEAVAHVVEVVRSRTNVSPSAA
- a CDS encoding sigma factor-like helix-turn-helix DNA-binding protein; the protein is MDDDPDLRAIYHASVARLTAQLFGLTGDLAEAQDAVQEAFARALAKPALLRGVLNPEAWLRTVAVNVARSRHRRRALFDRLARSGRLRADTVVPGMSPDHVMLVAALHRLPRAIREAVVLHYLADLPVAEVASTLGCSVEAVKTRLVRGRRALAAELGDREALTDA
- a CDS encoding HIT domain-containing protein, with translation MPGAGSGAPGSPDGLDRLWTPHRMAYIKGGSPAQGCPFDRAPHLPDEESLVVARGKVVYAVLNLYPYNLGHLLICPYRHVADYTDLTDEETVEVASFTQEAMRTVRRVSGAHGFNIGLNQGSVAGAGIAAHLHQHVVPRFGGDANFMPIVGQTKVLPQLLTDTRVLLAEAWGDS